In the Manis javanica isolate MJ-LG chromosome 12, MJ_LKY, whole genome shotgun sequence genome, one interval contains:
- the TMBIM1 gene encoding protein lifeguard 3 yields the protein MSNPSAPPPYEDRNPLYPGPPPQGGYGQPSVLPGGYPAYPAYPQPGYGHPAGYPQPMPPIHPMPMHYGPGQGYDGEERAVSDSFGPGEWDDRKVRHTFIRKVYTIISIQLLLTVAIIAIFTFVRPVSEFVRRNLFIYYASYAVFLATYLTLACCQGPRRRFPWNIILLTVFTLAMGFMTGTISSVYGTKAVIIAMIITAVVSISVTVFCFQTKVDFTSCTGLFCVLGIVLMVTGIVTAIVLSFKYIYWLHMVYAALGAICFTLFLAYDTQLVLGNRKHTISPEDYITGALQIYTDIIYIFTFVLQLVGDRN from the exons ATGTCGAACCCCAGTGCCCCTCCTCCGTATGAGGACCGCAACCCTCTGTACCCTGGCCCTCCACCCCAGGGGGGCTACGGGCAGCCATCTGTCCTGCCTGGAGGGTACCCTGCCTACCCTGCCTACCCACAGCCTGGCTACGGTCACCCTGCTGGCTACCCACAGCCTATGCCCCCCATCCACCCGATGCCCATGCACTACG gcccaggccagggctatgatggagaggagagagcagtGAGTGACAGTTTTGGACCTGGAGAGTGGGACGACAGGAAAGTCCGACATACCTTCATCCGCAAG GTCTACACCATCATCTCCATCCAGCTGCTCCTCACGGTTGCCATCATCGCCATCTTTACCTTTGT GAGGCCAGTCAGCGAGTTCGtgaggagaaacctgtttatctACTACGCGTCCTA CGCTGTCTTCCTGGCCACCTACCTGACTCTCGCCTGCTGCCAGGGACCCAG ACGCCGTTTCCCATGGAACATCATCCTGCTGACCGTCTTT ACTCTTGCCATGGGCTTCATGACAGGCACCATTTCCAG TGTGTATGGAACCAAAGCCGTCATCATCGCGATGATCATCACTGCTGTGGTGTCCATTTCAGTCACCGTCTTCTGCTTCCAGACCAAG GTGGACTTCACCTCGTGCACAGGCCTCTTCTGTGTCCTGGGAATTGTGCTGATGGTGACTGGGATTGTCACTGCCATTGTGTTGTCCTTCAAATAT aTTTACTGGCTGCACATGGTCTATGCTGCTCTGGGGGCCATTTGCTTCACTTTG TTCCTGGCTTACGACACGCAGCTGGTCCTGGGGAACCGGAAGCACACAATCAGCCCGGAGGACTACATCACTGGCGCCCTTCAGATCTACACGGACATCATCTACATCTTCACCTTTGTGCTGCAGCTGGTGGGGGATCGCAATTAA